The Chitinivorax sp. B DNA segment GGCCAAATCATGGGCAATGCAATCAATTGGAACTTGGCAAGACTGTGCCCAGCGATATCATTTCCTCTATAAAAAACTATTGAGCACATCGTGAAGAAAGCAAAAATACTCGTTTTAGGCGGTAGTGGCTTTGTTGGACAAGCCACTATTCCTTCTTTATTAGCTTCTGGTCACGAGGTATCGGTGATATCCAGATCAATTCTTAAACCACCGCAACTCGATGGTACAAATTACTTCTCCAGCTCCTTGGAGCAGAAACAAATATTACAAGCCTTACTTCCCACAACCGAATTTGTCTTACACTTCGCGTCAGCATCAACACCAAGTGTTTCTGCATTGGATCCAACATTTGAGGCACTTCACAATATCACACCAACAGCACAGCTCTTGGAAACACTACAAAGTTATCCAAATATCCATTTGATCTATCTATCTTCAGGTGGAACAATATATGGCGACCCAGGACCAGGATTAATTGATGAGAATGTCCCGTCCAAGCCGCTATCTTACTACGGTGCAGGCAAAGCATGTATAGAGAACCTACTTACTGCATACAGCAATCAAACCAAAAATGTTGTAACTATTATCCGCCCAGCAAATCTTTATGGCCCAAATCAACCTTTACGGTCGGGCTTCGGTATCATTCCTACAGTCATGCAAAAACTCCGCGATGACAGCAGATTAGACATATGGGGTAAAGGAGATACAATTCGTGATTATTTATACATAGATGACTTTTCCTCTTTAATTCAATGCTGCCTGAAACACCCTCCATCAGATATCCTCAATATATACAATGCAGGAACTCAAGTTGGCACCGATGTAAATAAAGTCTGCAGCCTTCTCGAAGGGATAAGCGGAAAATTAATTTCGAAACAGTATCATGAAAAAAGATCAGTTGATGTTCAATCAATAATATTGAATAGCCAGAAAGCTAGAACCAATCTAAGCTGGCAAGCACATACGACCATAGAGCATGGTCTAGAAAAGACATGGAAATGGTTCAATACCCAAATAAAATGAATATCACTCGCCAACTGAAGAAAATTTCGAATTTCTTAATTAACACCCCAATACATCCACAATGGCTACTTGCCAGGCATGATAAATATCTTCTTTCCGAAATTGGAAAAAAATCCAATGGTATTATTGTCGACATTGGGGCCGGAAAACAAAAAATACTAAACCACATTACCAGCAAGTCGGCTTATATACCAATTGATTATTACACAACTTCTATTGGTTGGTATCAACACCAGCCGGCCATATATGCAACAGCGGAAGCTTTACCGTTGCAAGACAGCACTGCAGATATAGTATTACTTCTAGATGTATTAGAGCATTTACCCAACCCGGAATTAAGTTTACTAGAAATTAAGAGGATTCTCAAACCGACAGGAACTGCAATAATTAAAGTTCCTTTCATGTATCCCATTCATGATGCCCCTTATGACTTTTCTAGATTTACCGAGCACGGACTATTACGACGAATCAATCAAGCAGGCCTAGAATGCGATAAGATTACATGGCTAGGCACACCAATTGAAACAGGATCACTATTAATAAATATTGCTCTCGCCAAGTCACTAGCAGATGCAATTCAAGAAAAATCCTGGCTAACCTTACTAAATCTCGCATTCGCACTATTAATACTACCATTCAATTTACTGGGCCTCATCGGCAGTATCATGAGAACCAGAAAATCGGATTGGATGCCACATACATACATCATTCAACTAAAAAAATGCAGCTAAGACATCTCTGCACGAATCTGGTTTTCGGTAAACTAGCAGCCTCCCGCCTTTCGAGAGCGTTCTACCATGCAAGCATCGGGTCAACTGAGTTTCAGCGGCATCGAGTACGCTGGCAAAAAGAAAAAGACACGGCGTGAGCTGTTTCTGCCCCCCCCCCGAGTTCGACACTCTTCGCCGTCCATTTTCATATTTAAGGCCTGTTTTCCAATAAAAACAGAGAGTTTGCATTTCCCACCTACTTGACGCTGTAGTGACACGAAATTTTTCAGTACGTATTGAAAATCGCTTTATTGCTGACCTACAGTGGTGACATGTTCGTGAAGATCACTACCTCCGGCCCGCGCTGTTACGTCAAGCTCGTCGAAGCCTACCGGGATGCCGCTGGCGTCTCACGTCAGCGGGTGATCGCCACGCTCGGGCGCTTGGAATCGGTGCGGGCGGGGGAAGCCGATTCGCTGGTCAATGGCCTCTTACGCGCCGCTGGCAAGCCGACGATGGCGGTAGAAGTCAAGCCAGTTGTCGCATTTAAGGAGTAAGGTTTTGTCTAGGTGGCCGTTGTTGCCCTAGGTTTGTCCTTATCTGGGTTGAGATGGACTTCATCGATATAGGTCCAGTCACGCGTCTGTTTGGCCCAGCGCAATGGGTTGGGTTGGCTTGGCGTGCTCGGGTATACACCTCGTGACGCTGGGTCAGTAAGGTTCGGTCGTTCCCGGCGTGGCGTTGTGAGGGGGTGACAAAGCCGATGGCGCTATGCCGATGGTTGTCGTTATACCAAGCCTCAAACTCAGCCACCCAGCGGCGAGCCTGCACAACATCCATAAAGGGCTCAGCGGGGAATTGTGGGCGGTACTTCAAGGTTTTGAACAAGGATTCTGAATAGGGGTTGTCATTGCTTACCGCTGGGCGCGAGCGGGAGTGTGCGACGCCCAGCGTTTGCAGGGTCGCCCGCATGATTTCACCCTTCATGGGGGCGCCATTGTCGGCGTGCAAGGTCGGTTGATCCTTGCGGATGCCTTCACGGACACAGATGTCTTGCAGCAATTGGCTAGCTAAATCCGCACGTTCGGATTCAAATACCTGCCAGCCCACCAGAGTTCAACAGCTATCAGCGCAAGTTATTGATTAATAACGACCGAAACTTCAGACGTGCCCCTACAACAGGGTCAATTGTTCGGTTTTGTCTGGTTTTTTGATACCTAACGCAGCCAGCAGGGTGGCCTGTTCCTGTTCAACGGTGGTGATACCCGTTACCGCCGGTGCCTGACCAATCCTGGCGCGGTGATGCTGGATGCGGCGCAGCAGAGCAAGCGCGCTTTCCGGCGATGTTTCCTGCTGACTGGCGCGCAAGCGCAGCCGCATCACCCGGTACAAAACCAAGGCCATGAAACAGATCATGGCATGCGCGCGGATGCGATCCGGCAGCCGGTGATAGATCGGGCCGATTTCGATGGTCGACTTGAGCACGCGGAAGCCGCGTTCGATATCGGCCAGCGCTTTGTAGCGCTCGATTACCTGTACCGGTGCCAGATCAGCGGCGTTGGTGACCAGCAGCAGCTTGCCGTCCATCAGCCGGGCATGCGCCAACGCCCGTTCGTCGAGGTGGTAGCAGAACAGCTCGCTGTGGAGGTCGACCCGGATGATGCGCGCCAGATGGGCATCGCACACCGCATGGTAGAAGCGCGCTCGCGCGCCACCATCCGACAGCTGGCGGCCGCGACGGCGCTGGCCGGCCTCTTGGGCATCGAGCTTGCCGGCCCATTCGGCCGCCTGCCGTTCCAGTTCGGCGAGGGTGCGGTCGCGTTGCGTGCCTTGCTCGGTGGCCGTGTCTGGGTGGTGTGCGACGATCAGCCGCAGGCCGTCCCAGTCGAGTTCGCCGGTGACTTCTTGGGTGGCGTCCCGGCAGTGCGCCTGTTGAAACGGCGCCAGCCGCTCGGCGAAGTCGGCATAGCGCCGCCCCGGCACCGCCAGGATGAACTCCAGCGGTTACCCGCTGGGCAGCGTGATCACCTGCAACTCGGCCAGGTTGTCGGTGGACAACAGGCCGCGATCGGCCACCGCAATCACGCGCCGGATCGGGAAGCGCTGGAGCACCTGCTCGATGGTCGGCTTGAGCGTGGTGACTTCGGCGGTGTTGCCGTCGAACACCGCGTGGTAGAGCGGGATGCCGTCGGCGGTCTGCACCACACCGAGCAGGAACTGGCGGGCGATCAGGCC contains these protein-coding regions:
- a CDS encoding NAD-dependent epimerase/dehydratase family protein; its protein translation is MKKAKILVLGGSGFVGQATIPSLLASGHEVSVISRSILKPPQLDGTNYFSSSLEQKQILQALLPTTEFVLHFASASTPSVSALDPTFEALHNITPTAQLLETLQSYPNIHLIYLSSGGTIYGDPGPGLIDENVPSKPLSYYGAGKACIENLLTAYSNQTKNVVTIIRPANLYGPNQPLRSGFGIIPTVMQKLRDDSRLDIWGKGDTIRDYLYIDDFSSLIQCCLKHPPSDILNIYNAGTQVGTDVNKVCSLLEGISGKLISKQYHEKRSVDVQSIILNSQKARTNLSWQAHTTIEHGLEKTWKWFNTQIK
- a CDS encoding class I SAM-dependent methyltransferase: MEMVQYPNKMNITRQLKKISNFLINTPIHPQWLLARHDKYLLSEIGKKSNGIIVDIGAGKQKILNHITSKSAYIPIDYYTTSIGWYQHQPAIYATAEALPLQDSTADIVLLLDVLEHLPNPELSLLEIKRILKPTGTAIIKVPFMYPIHDAPYDFSRFTEHGLLRRINQAGLECDKITWLGTPIETGSLLINIALAKSLADAIQEKSWLTLLNLAFALLILPFNLLGLIGSIMRTRKSDWMPHTYIIQLKKCS
- a CDS encoding integrase core domain-containing protein, whose protein sequence is MGWQVFESERADLASQLLQDICVREGIRKDQPTLHADNGAPMKGEIMRATLQTLGVAHSRSRPAVSNDNPYSESLFKTLKYRPQFPAEPFMDVVQARRWVAEFEAWYNDNHRHSAIGFVTPSQRHAGNDRTLLTQRHEVYTRARQANPTHCAGPNRRVTGPISMKSISTQIRTNLGQQRPPRQNLTP